From Pantoea vagans:
GTGCCGCTGCTGCAGACCGCTGGCGGTGATGCCGGTCAGGTGGTGAAAACCGCAGACGATTTCCTGGCGGTGCGCTGGGACTTCCCGCAGGGCACGCTGTCACTGGCGTTGAACGTCGGCGACAGCACGCAGCCGATTCCCGATTTGCCGGGTGAAACGCTGTTTGCCTGGCCGCAGACCGCAACCGAACTGATTCCCAACGCTATCGTGGTGCGTCTGGCTAAGAGAGAAGCAGAATGACTATTCCAACCGCAACGTACCGCATCCAGTTCCGCAACGGCATGACCTTTGACCGTGCGGCGGCGCTGGTGCCCTACCTGAAACAGCTGGGCATCAGCCATCTTTACGCCTCGCCGATCTTCAGCGCCACCGCTGAATCAACCCACGGCTATGACGTGACCGACGTAAACCAGATCGAGCCATCGATTGGTGGCCGGGAAGGTTTTGACCGCATGGTGGCCGCGCTGAAAGCGGCCGGGCTGGAGCTGATCCTCGACATCGTGCCGAATCATATGGCCGCCTCGCTGGAGAACCCGTGGTGGCACGACGTCATTGAACATGGCGAACAGAGTCGCTATGCCACTTATTTCGATATCGACTGGTCTCGTCGCCTGACGCTGCCGTTCCTCGGTGACACCTTTGAGGCGGTGCTGGAAAACGGTGATATCAGCGTGCAGCGCGATCCGCAGACCGGCAAACCAGCGCTGGCCTACTTCGACAATTTCTATCCGCTGAAACCTGAGACCTGGCAGGATCGCGAAGAGGCGGTGCTCGCCCTGCGCGACGCCGCAGAGATCGCCGAGCTGCACGACCAGCAGCCGTGGCGACTGATGTCCTGGCGCGATGCGCCCAGCGACCTCTCCTATCGCCGCTTCTTTGAAGTGACCGGTCTGGTCGGCGTGCGCGTGGAAGACAAAGCCGTCTTTGATGCCGCGCAACAGCTGATCCTCGAACTGGTCCACAGCGGCGCGGTGCAGGGATTGCGCGTCGACCACGTGGATGGTCTGGCCGATCCGCGCGGCTATCTGGAGCAGTTACGCCAGGCTGCCGGTCCCGACTGCTATCTCACCGTGGAGAAAATTCTTGGTGACAATGAACAGTTACCGGACGAATGGCCGGTTTCCGGCACCACCGGCTATGAGTTTATGGCCGCGCTCGCCAATCTGCTGGTCGACAGCGCTCGCCTGAGCGGACTGCGTAAAGCCTATCAGGCCGTGATTGGCAAAACCGTCGACATGAAAGCGGAGCTGCGTGCCGCCAAGCTGCTGATGGCGAACCGCAACTTTGCCGGTGAATTTAACCGCTTACTGCAACTGGCACTGAAGATTGCCGCTGCAGAGGGCACGACTCAGCCGGAAGCGGAGCTGAAAAATGCGCTGCGTGAGCTGCTGGTCGCCTTCCCGGTTTACCGCACTTATGGCACGCCACAGGGCCTGACGCCCGCCGATACCGCGCTGCTGGACCAGGTGGTCAGCGAAGTGAAAGCCAGCGACCACGCGCCGGACACGCAGGCGCTCGATTTCCTGACCCGCATTCTGCGTGCAGAGCTGGGCGATTCCGCCCGTGACGATGCCACGCAGTTCCGCACCCGCTTCCAGCAGCTGACCGGCCCGCTGATGGCGAAATCGGTCGAGGACACCCTCTTCTTCCGCCAGCACATGGCGCTGGCGCTGAATGAAGTCGGCGCTGAACCGCTGGCACGCCACTTCTCGCTGGATCAGTTCCATTCAGAGATGCAGGCGCGGCGCGAACATCAGCCCGATGCGCTGTCGGGTACCTCAACGCACGACACCAAGCGCGGCGAAGATGCCCGTGCGCGGCTCTATACCCTGACCGAAGCGCCACAGCGCTGGGCGGAGTGCGTCAGCCGCTGGCGGGAGATGAACAAAGATCACGTCGTACGCCTGAAAGATGGCCCGGCACCGGAACCGGCCGTGGAGTGGATGCTGTATGAAGCGCTGGCCGGCGTCTGGCCGACCACCCTGCAGCCGCAGGATGCGGAAGGTCTGGCGGCGCTGGAAGCCCGCTTTGTGGTCTATGTTGAGAAAGCGATGCGTGAAGCCAAACTGCGCACCGACTGGGCCGACAATAACGATGACTATGAAGAGGCGGTGCTGAGCTATGCGCGTCATCTGCTTGCGCCTGGCAACAGCGCCTTCCTGAATGATTTCTGCCAGTCGCTGCAACCCTTTATGCGTGCCGGCCTGGTCAACAGCCTGACCCAGACCGTGGTGAAGCTTACCGCACCAGGCGTACCCGATATTTATCAGGGCAGCGAGGCGCTGGACTTCAGCCTGGTCGATCCCGATAACCGCCGCGAACCCGATTTTGATGCGCTGGCGGCGATGCTTAACACGCCGCAGCAGGACGGCAGTGAGGCGCACTGGCTGCGCGGTCAGGTCAATCAACAGGCCATTGTGAAGCTGTTAACGCTGCGTCAGCAGCAGCCAGAGCTGTTCCGCCACGGTGACTATCTGGCGCTGTCGACAGAGGGTGAACATCAGGACAAGGTGCTCGCTTTTGCCCGCACCCGTGAGGATCAGGCGGTCATCGTGATTGTCTCACGCCGGGTCTTTAACTCACTGCCGGAGAATCTCGATCAGCCGCCCGAGGCGCGCTGGGCTGATACCCATATCGCCCTGCCCGCCTCGCTGAGTCAGCGCCGCTATCAGGATGTGCTGAGCGGTAAAACCCTTGATGCAGGCGACAAGCTGCCGCTGACAGAACTGGCGTCGCAGTGGTGCGCCGTGCTGGTGGCACAGTAAATTTCGGGAAGAATTTAGTTTATTACGCGTCAATCTGTTCACTGAATAACGAGGCATAAATGTCAAACAGTCAGCGTTTTGAAATTACGGCGGGTTACAGCCATTTGCTGGGGGCCAATTTTGATGGTCAGGGCGTGAACTTCGCCCTGTTCAGCGCCCACGCCGAGCGGGTTGAACTCTGTCTGTACGATCCCAGCGGTAAAACGGAAATTGCCCGGCTGGAGCTGCCGGAATATACCCACGAAGTGTGGCACGGCTATATTCCGGGCCTGAAGCCCGGCGCGCTCTATGGCTATCGCGTCTATGGCCCTTATGACCCGGAAAATGGTCACCGTTTTAACCCGAACAAGTTGCTGCTCGACCCGTACGCCCGTGAACTTGCGGGCGACATCGCGTGGAACGAGGCGCACTTCGCGTACGATCTCTACCATGACGATAAAGATCTGACGTTCGACACCCGTGACAGCGCCCCGTTTACGCCTAAGTGCCGGGTGATCGACCCGAATGAATTCGACTGGCAGGATAAAAACCGCCCGAATGTGCCGTGGCCGAAAACCGTCATTTATGAAACCCACGTGAAAGGCTTTACGCAGCTCAACACCGCACTGCCGCCGGAGCTGCGCGGCACCTTTGACGGTATGGGTCACAAAGCAACCGTCGACTACATCAAAAGCCTGGGCATTACCTCCGTCGAGCTGCTGCCGGTGCACTGGTTCCCGGACGATCAGCATCTGCTGGATAAGGGACTGAAAAACTTCTGGGGCTACAACACGCTGGGCTTCTTTGCGCCCGCGACCCGCTACTTCGGGCCACGCGGCATTCAGGGCTTCCGTGACATGGTGCGCGCCTTCCATGATGCCGGTATTGAGGTCATCCTCGACGTGGTCTACAACCACACCGCCGAGGGTAATGAGTTGGGCCCGACGCTGTCGTTTAAAGGCATCGATAACTTCTCCTATTATCGTACGATGCCCGACCAGCA
This genomic window contains:
- the treY gene encoding malto-oligosyltrehalose synthase is translated as MTIPTATYRIQFRNGMTFDRAAALVPYLKQLGISHLYASPIFSATAESTHGYDVTDVNQIEPSIGGREGFDRMVAALKAAGLELILDIVPNHMAASLENPWWHDVIEHGEQSRYATYFDIDWSRRLTLPFLGDTFEAVLENGDISVQRDPQTGKPALAYFDNFYPLKPETWQDREEAVLALRDAAEIAELHDQQPWRLMSWRDAPSDLSYRRFFEVTGLVGVRVEDKAVFDAAQQLILELVHSGAVQGLRVDHVDGLADPRGYLEQLRQAAGPDCYLTVEKILGDNEQLPDEWPVSGTTGYEFMAALANLLVDSARLSGLRKAYQAVIGKTVDMKAELRAAKLLMANRNFAGEFNRLLQLALKIAAAEGTTQPEAELKNALRELLVAFPVYRTYGTPQGLTPADTALLDQVVSEVKASDHAPDTQALDFLTRILRAELGDSARDDATQFRTRFQQLTGPLMAKSVEDTLFFRQHMALALNEVGAEPLARHFSLDQFHSEMQARREHQPDALSGTSTHDTKRGEDARARLYTLTEAPQRWAECVSRWREMNKDHVVRLKDGPAPEPAVEWMLYEALAGVWPTTLQPQDAEGLAALEARFVVYVEKAMREAKLRTDWADNNDDYEEAVLSYARHLLAPGNSAFLNDFCQSLQPFMRAGLVNSLTQTVVKLTAPGVPDIYQGSEALDFSLVDPDNRREPDFDALAAMLNTPQQDGSEAHWLRGQVNQQAIVKLLTLRQQQPELFRHGDYLALSTEGEHQDKVLAFARTREDQAVIVIVSRRVFNSLPENLDQPPEARWADTHIALPASLSQRRYQDVLSGKTLDAGDKLPLTELASQWCAVLVAQ